The following are from one region of the Streptococcus sp. 1643 genome:
- the rpsL gene encoding 30S ribosomal protein S12, producing MPTINQLVRKPRKSKVEKSKSPALNVGYNSHKKVQTNVSSPQKRGVATRVGTMTPKKPNSALRKFARVRLSNLIEVTAYIPGIGHNLQEHSVVLLRGGRVKDLPGVRYHIVRGALDTAGVNDRKQGRSKYGTKRPKA from the coding sequence ATGCCTACAATTAACCAATTGGTTCGCAAACCGCGTAAATCAAAAGTAGAAAAATCTAAATCACCAGCTTTGAACGTTGGTTACAACAGTCATAAAAAAGTTCAAACAAACGTTTCTTCACCACAAAAACGTGGTGTTGCAACTCGTGTTGGAACAATGACACCTAAAAAACCTAACTCTGCCCTTCGTAAATTCGCTCGTGTACGTTTGAGCAACCTTATCGAAGTTACTGCCTACATCCCAGGTATCGGACACAACTTGCAAGAGCACAGCGTGGTGCTTCTTCGTGGTGGACGTGTAAAAGACCTTCCAGGGGTACGTTACCATATCGTCCGTGGTGCACTTGATACTGCAGGTGTTAACGATCGTAAACAAGGCCGTTCTAAATACGGTACTAAACGTCCAAAAGCATAA
- a CDS encoding response regulator transcription factor: MKLLVAEDQSMLRDAMCQLLTFQPDVDSVLQAKDGQEAIQLLEKESVDIAILDVEMPVKTGLEVLEWIRAEKLETKVVVVTTFKRPGYFERAVKAGVDAYVLKERSIADLMQTLHTVLEGRKEYSPELMEVVMTHPNPLTEQEIAVLKGIAQGLSNQEIADQLYLSNGTVRNYVTNILSKLNAGNRTEAANIATESGWL; encoded by the coding sequence ATGAAACTACTTGTTGCAGAAGATCAAAGTATGTTGCGAGATGCTATGTGCCAGTTGCTTACCTTTCAACCAGATGTAGATTCTGTCCTACAAGCCAAGGATGGCCAAGAAGCAATCCAACTTTTAGAAAAAGAGTCTGTGGATATCGCCATTCTTGACGTAGAAATGCCTGTTAAGACAGGCCTCGAAGTCTTGGAGTGGATACGAGCAGAAAAGCTAGAAACAAAGGTGGTTGTGGTGACGACCTTCAAACGTCCCGGATATTTTGAACGTGCGGTCAAGGCTGGAGTGGATGCTTATGTCTTGAAAGAAAGAAGTATTGCAGACCTCATGCAAACCTTGCACACTGTTCTCGAAGGACGTAAGGAGTATTCGCCTGAATTGATGGAAGTGGTGATGACGCACCCCAATCCGCTAACAGAGCAAGAGATTGCTGTTTTAAAGGGAATCGCTCAGGGCTTGTCTAATCAAGAAATCGCAGATCAGCTTTATCTATCAAATGGAACCGTCCGAAACTATGTCACCAATATTCTTTCCAAGCTAAATGCAGGCAATCGAACAGAGGCAGCCAACATTGCAACAGAATCTGGTTGGCTTTGA
- a CDS encoding sensor histidine kinase, translating to MLEKFKNIHYMFHISIVFIIFPIAGVIVGDYPLLTLLWTLLFVLAFYSVLISQNRTVQWLAWWSMLVYIFYTSVWLSSGFTWFIFYLSNLLIYELDEISFHSWRFVSFVVLQPFILTGIYMVNHVSPWQLVFFLVTFVFSDALIFGLYRIRVSEEIKEEKMKQNAKLSLFLAENERNRIGQDLHDSLGHTFAMLSVKTDLALQLLQMQAYPQVEKELKEIHQISKESMNEVRTIIENLKTRTLASEFATVKKMLEIAGIETEINHQLDTASLTQELESTASMILLELVTNIIKHAKASKAYLKLERTEKELILTVRDDGCGFASLKGDELHTVRDRVLPFSGEVTVISQKQPTEVQVRLPYKERN from the coding sequence ATGTTGGAAAAATTTAAAAACATTCATTATATGTTTCATATTTCAATTGTGTTTATCATCTTTCCTATAGCGGGTGTCATCGTTGGAGATTACCCGCTTTTAACCTTGCTATGGACCCTACTATTTGTACTTGCCTTCTATTCGGTTTTAATCAGTCAGAATCGCACCGTGCAGTGGCTAGCATGGTGGTCCATGCTTGTCTACATTTTTTATACATCTGTTTGGCTAAGTTCGGGTTTCACATGGTTTATCTTTTATTTATCCAATCTTCTCATTTATGAGCTGGATGAGATTTCTTTTCACTCTTGGCGTTTTGTCAGTTTTGTTGTCTTACAACCGTTCATTCTGACCGGAATCTATATGGTCAATCATGTTAGTCCCTGGCAATTGGTCTTTTTCTTAGTTACCTTTGTCTTTTCGGATGCACTGATCTTTGGTCTTTATCGAATTCGAGTGTCAGAAGAAATAAAAGAAGAAAAGATGAAACAAAATGCCAAGCTCAGTCTTTTCTTGGCTGAAAATGAACGCAATCGTATCGGTCAGGATCTCCATGACAGTCTAGGTCACACCTTTGCTATGCTGAGTGTCAAGACAGATTTAGCATTACAGTTATTACAGATGCAGGCTTATCCACAGGTGGAAAAAGAATTAAAAGAAATTCATCAGATCAGTAAAGAATCCATGAACGAAGTCCGTACAATTATCGAAAATCTTAAAACCAGAACCCTTGCTTCCGAATTTGCGACTGTTAAAAAAATGCTGGAAATTGCAGGAATTGAAACGGAAATCAATCACCAATTAGATACTGCTAGCTTAACTCAAGAATTGGAGTCAACAGCTTCCATGATTTTGCTTGAGTTAGTGACAAATATCATCAAACATGCCAAAGCATCGAAGGCTTACTTGAAATTAGAACGAACTGAGAAAGAACTCATTCTAACAGTGAGAGATGATGGATGTGGCTTTGCTTCTTTAAAAGGAGATGAGCTCCATACCGTTCGAGACCGTGTCCTTCCTTTTTCAGGAGAAGTAACAGTGATCAGTCAGAAACAGCCGACTGAAGTGCAGGTTCGACTACCTTATAAGGAGAGAAACTAA
- a CDS encoding ABC transporter permease, producing the protein MKNMTSLMKVEIILMKRQAVYYLLSIGLPSVFYLIFSGMMSGSDIPEIALQAYLFAMTLFSIMSSAFFSIPSTLESDKTNNWQKLIQHSPVSMVEYYVSKLFSTLLTFLLSITVVFSVGHFVRGVTLPWLDWMVIGAILLIGSVVFISMGVLVSLLPSAQLMTVVGNIAYIALAVLGGLWFPLDSFPEWLQSIGKLTPTYQLMQVVSTYLEHHEFNILAALVVLGYTVFFGVLVIQLKKRIEVK; encoded by the coding sequence ATGAAAAATATGACAAGTCTCATGAAAGTGGAAATCATTCTGATGAAACGGCAAGCAGTCTACTACTTGCTATCCATCGGACTCCCAAGTGTGTTTTACCTTATCTTTTCTGGTATGATGTCAGGGTCAGATATTCCAGAAATTGCTCTTCAAGCCTATCTTTTTGCCATGACGCTCTTTAGTATCATGTCAAGTGCTTTTTTCAGTATCCCAAGCACACTCGAGTCTGATAAGACAAACAACTGGCAAAAATTGATTCAACATTCTCCCGTATCTATGGTAGAATATTATGTATCAAAACTGTTCAGTACCCTACTGACTTTCTTGTTATCAATTACAGTTGTCTTTTCAGTTGGTCATTTTGTCCGTGGAGTGACTCTGCCTTGGCTTGACTGGATGGTAATTGGTGCTATTTTGCTGATCGGAAGCGTGGTCTTTATCAGCATGGGGGTCTTGGTGAGCTTGCTACCCAGTGCTCAACTGATGACGGTTGTTGGAAATATTGCCTATATTGCTTTGGCTGTTCTAGGTGGACTGTGGTTCCCCTTGGATTCCTTCCCAGAATGGCTCCAATCTATTGGAAAGCTGACTCCAACCTATCAACTGATGCAGGTCGTCTCTACTTATTTGGAGCACCACGAGTTTAACATTCTTGCTGCCTTGGTTGTACTAGGTTATACAGTTTTCTTTGGTGTCTTGGTAATCCAACTGAAAAAACGGATTGAGGTAAAATAA